The genomic interval AAAGTCCTTTCCCCAAAGATGCTTGCACCCTCTTTAAAAAGTCCAAGATCCATCGCCATCACACTTTTTCCTAAATAATAATGACCCGTTTTATCCTGGTGATATTGAAGAGATATATTCATCTCCTTTACCCAATTAATATTTATTTTAGAATTGACAGAAAGAGTTGCTTTTTGTACAGCATACTTACCATCAAGAGATATATACAGATAACCCAGAAAAAGCACATCTTCCTTATTACGGGGTGCGATCATCAGCTTAACCTGCACCGGAGATACATCTTTTAACGTATCTATAATAAAATACTTATAAAACTGGGGAGCAAGCTCTGCAATCGGACTCATAAAACTCTGATTACCAATACCAATATCATTCTGATAAATATCAACGCGCTGATAAATCTTATCCAGATATTCATTGATACCATCTTCGTCAATAAATTGATCTATACGGGATTGATTCTCTGCCAGAACAGAAGTCTCTTGTTTAAAAGGATTTTGATAAACCAGGTTATGGCTTATCTTTTCTTTCATAAAAATAGGGGTCAGCAATTTACCCGGACGCGTCAGAGAATCTGAATTATCCTTTAAAAATGATAACTTCTTAAGCAACTTTGAAGTTTTTGCTTTTTCAGTAGTCATACTTAATGAAATATTCATTTTCTCATATTCCTGATAAGAAAGATAATTCTGAAGATTTGCTGCATTGGATTTCTTATGCTCAATCACTCTTCTGATCAGTTCAACTGCCGGATTGTCTTTATTCTTATATCTCGGTTTATGCGCTACAGAGATACTTACCTCAGACAGATCTTCAGATTGCGGCTCTAATTCAATATTCATATGATGACTATGCCCGGCAGCCATCTCCAGCTTCAGCCTTCTGTATCCTATACTATAAAAATGAATTGCTTTAACCTTCTCCTTTGAAACGATAGTGTAGAATCCCCCGGCATCACTTGAAGACTTAGTGGTCGAATTTTCGAAACTTATGGTTACTCCGGGCAGCGGCTTTCCTGTTGATTTATCGGTGATCAGACCTTTCACCTGTACTGTCTGGGCCTCTGCCTTAAAGAAGAAAAAAAGAAAGAATATTGAAATAAGAAACTTCATAAAGCCTATAGGCCATAATTGATTGGGATAATACAATAATTAAATTACAAACTGCCCCTTACCCAAATCACGGGCAGTTTGTATTTTTTCTCCCTCCATATTACTAATCGACTGTCTGGAGAAGCTTAAACCAGCTTTCGGAATTAACTGAATATCCTGGGCCTTTACTAAATGTACAGCGCACAATAGCCCTGCTGATAATAATAATTTTTTCATAATCAAATAATTAATTTTACTTTCTTTATTTTCCAAATTTAAACTGACATCAAATTTATTGGAAGACAAAGTAACCGAGGCGGAGATTAGTCTCACTGAAACGACATTTCAAAGTGTCCAACAGAATTCTCATCCCCTGCTCCAAATCATTTAAGCTAACCGCTTAAAGCTGGAAAAAGCTCGTTTCATTAATAACCAGGTTCTTTTAAGGTGAATCATTTGTAATTATTTGATTCATAAACGCAGGATTTCCCAAGACCCCTATGCGGGATAATAAACAATAGTAAAATCTGTATGAAAACACAAAAGGCCTTTCACGATTAATGAAAGGCCTTTTGTGTTGATAGTATATTTAATTAAAACTTTATCAGCAGCTTTTCAGCCATCAGCTTACTGTCTTTATAATATTCGAAAAACCACTCTCCACTCTTTTTCAACACTATTCCATTAGCGGTCCCATTGTCAGCAATAAAATAATCCTGCACAGAGGTCCTCCATAATGTTAATACTTTTTTAGGTGTAGTATCTATCAATTGATATCCATTAACAGTTGGCTGCGCATATAATGTTCCGGCAGGCTGATTTGATTCTGCCACGACAGGTTTTGCAGTAGCAATCACCGCAGCACTAACAGGAACAGTTGCTGTTGCTACTACAGGAGCAGTCACCGCCGTTGTAGTCGTCGCTACTTGCTGATCTGCATTTACAGTTCCATTATAAGCATATTTAACCTCATCTAACGACGTAAATGCATCTCTTAAAGCAAGATTATAAGAAGTTTTATATTCTTTCTCTCTGCTCTTGCCTTCCTTGCTCTTAAAAATAATATTACCCTTACAATCTTTTAGTAAAAGTGTAAGATTGGTTGTAAACATTCCTTTCTTCTCCAGCACTTCAGCATGCAAAGCATCACACTTATTATTGGCAACGGCTGTTGGTAACTCAAAATTATCATAATAGGTTTCAAAACCTTTTTCGGTCAGCAGGAATTTAGTCAGTGTATTTAGCCTGTACTGATCCTGTTCTTTAAGAAAACTGAATTTCTCAGGTACCAGCACATATTTATAATTATTAATCGTATTCTGGGCGTAACCTGAAAAGGAAATGAATAAAAGGAGTAATAAAGCGGATCTTTTCATATTAAATATTGATTTTTACAAAAATTATTTAGAAAACCCTAAGATAGGAAACATTAAGCAGACTTTACCGGGGGCGCAAATAACCCGGATATGAATGTGACATACATCACCTAACCAGCTGAAATTTCCTGCTGTCCTTTTTTTTGCTGATCAGACGAACTGGTGTTGTAATATAGCAATCACATAAGGGGAGTCGATCCTGATATCGTGGTTGGTGTGCAGCGGAATGGCTAAATAGTCTCCTGCATTCAGCGTAAAAATCTCACTACCGACAGTACAGGTACAAGTACCTTTCAGAATAAAGAAACTTTCAGCTACCACATCATGAACCTCATCTGGCACATTCAATTTAGTGATCACCAGAGTTTGTGCCATCTGTTCGTTCTGCTGTAATACATGTGCAAAAAAATCGTCAAAAGGCTCAGCCGGAATCAGGTGTTCTACTGTTTTTAACCAGTTTTCATAATTTGAGTATTTACTGGTCGGCGGGAGGTGATCCAGATGGAGTTCCTCTTCAGCAATGCCCAATGCAGCCATTATTCTGCCTTTAAGTTTCGGGCTGGGTGTGATAGCATGACTTTTGGCCAGTTCTTCGATAGTAAATTCGATCCGGTTAAGCTCCTCTCTGATTTCGGGATGTCCCAAACGCAATGAGGCGATCTCGTTTCCAAGACTCACATTGTTTAATTCGAAACAATATTGTTCCAAATTACCCTCATTAATATAGGAATTGATCTCCATTGAATGCAAAGATAGTTAATGAATTGTATATCAAGGTTAAATCTCTAAAATTTTGTACAACCTCTGGTATGATTTAACACCATACTTATCAGCAATTGTCATTTCTTCAGGAGTAAGCCCACATTAAGTTTGACAGGTATAACGCACCGCTTCTATAATGCGGTTAATCACCTTGCCCTTTGTTCTATCATGACAGAACAAAGGGCAAGGAAATAAGTTATTTTGATTTAGCCGGTTCAGGTAACTGTATCAACCTGATATAATTCTTGCCGGTCAGGTATTTATCCGCAATATCTTTTACATCCCTGGCTGTAATTCCTTTGATGAGCTGGTTATAGCTGGAGATCTGCTCCAGCGGTTCTCCATTGCTGAGCTGTCCAGTCAGGTAGTCCAGCCAAAACTCATTGGTCTTCATGGTAGTTTGCATCATGTGTAAGTCTTCCGCCTTAAACTTGTCAATATTTTGCTGTGCCGGGCCATCTTTCTTCAGCTTTTCAACCTCATCCACCGCAGAGGCAATCATCCTTTCTACATTTGCAGGTGAACAGCCAAAATAAATAGATATACCATATCTGCCATCAGGCAGTTTACGGGTACTTACTTCCGCAGCCGGAGAGTAAACGCCACTTTCTTCCTCCCGCAGTCTTTCCAGTAAACGGATTTCCAAAGCTTCTTTTAACGCCTGCATTTTCAGGGTACTTGCGTAATCATATTCAAACTTTCCCGAAAACACCAGGTAAACCGTGGCCTTGTCCTCTTTACCAGCGTAGACCGTTTTGGATATTACCCCATCAGGGACATGGATGTCCAGATCTTTTGCCGCCTCTATGGTCCCGTTTGCCGGAAGGGAAGCGATGTATTTTTCCAGGTAAGGCTTTAGTTTCGCCTCGTCTATATTC from Pedobacter sp. WC2423 carries:
- a CDS encoding cupin domain-containing protein, producing MEINSYINEGNLEQYCFELNNVSLGNEIASLRLGHPEIREELNRIEFTIEELAKSHAITPSPKLKGRIMAALGIAEEELHLDHLPPTSKYSNYENWLKTVEHLIPAEPFDDFFAHVLQQNEQMAQTLVITKLNVPDEVHDVVAESFFILKGTCTCTVGSEIFTLNAGDYLAIPLHTNHDIRIDSPYVIAILQHQFV